The following proteins are encoded in a genomic region of Bacillota bacterium:
- a CDS encoding MFS transporter, whose amino-acid sequence MEIARIVRAIAKPSVLAYLVTVAAVEFVRGALYITFLPTYLPGLGVTTAEVGLVIATQYIADNLFKAWEGSIIDRLGPWPILLPGFLLAALGVLVLSRSHSLPALLLGSLAYGLGAAGTWPAAMSGISAAAPEELRSTALSSIFVAWLAGGGLGPILVNYIPDRWVFPVLGAVILVPLAVALAHLRSLRYRGVDWRRVEWIGTTVRRVAPLIGRAWPVLPGMFLQTFAVGLILPVMAPFARQQFHISGPEYAWLMMAGGLVAVLVLLPAGWLADRLGPRPVLLAGLLIASASLVFLASRRTLGQALPAAVLLGGGYALVLPSWNGLMTRIAPDSDRGGLMGFFMTVEGAGVALGSALGGVLGTLFGLHLPLYATCSVLLAMIVVYFFLPVERFALPPEEFPGK is encoded by the coding sequence GTGGAGATCGCCCGGATCGTCCGCGCCATCGCCAAGCCCTCCGTGCTCGCCTATCTTGTGACCGTGGCCGCCGTCGAGTTCGTCCGCGGCGCGCTCTACATCACGTTCCTGCCCACCTACCTGCCCGGCCTGGGCGTGACCACGGCGGAGGTCGGCCTGGTCATCGCCACGCAGTACATCGCCGACAATCTTTTCAAGGCCTGGGAGGGGAGCATCATCGATCGCCTGGGCCCCTGGCCCATCCTGCTCCCCGGCTTCCTGCTGGCCGCGCTGGGCGTGCTCGTCCTCTCGCGCTCCCACAGCCTGCCGGCGCTCCTCCTGGGCTCCCTCGCCTACGGGTTGGGCGCGGCCGGCACCTGGCCGGCCGCGATGTCGGGCATCAGCGCGGCGGCGCCGGAGGAGCTCCGCTCCACCGCCCTCAGCTCCATCTTCGTCGCCTGGCTGGCCGGCGGCGGGCTGGGTCCCATCCTGGTCAACTACATCCCCGACCGCTGGGTCTTCCCGGTGCTCGGGGCCGTGATCCTGGTCCCGCTGGCGGTGGCGCTCGCCCACCTGCGCTCGCTCCGCTACCGCGGCGTCGACTGGAGGCGGGTGGAGTGGATCGGTACCACCGTGCGGCGCGTGGCGCCGCTCATCGGGCGCGCCTGGCCGGTGCTGCCGGGGATGTTCCTTCAGACCTTCGCCGTCGGGCTGATCCTCCCGGTGATGGCACCCTTCGCCCGCCAGCAGTTCCACATCTCCGGACCCGAGTACGCCTGGCTGATGATGGCCGGCGGGCTGGTCGCCGTCCTCGTCCTGCTCCCCGCGGGATGGCTCGCCGACCGCCTCGGCCCCCGTCCGGTCCTGCTGGCCGGTCTCCTGATCGCCTCCGCCTCGCTGGTCTTTCTGGCCAGCCGGAGGACGCTGGGCCAGGCGCTCCCCGCGGCCGTCCTGCTCGGCGGCGGCTACGCGCTCGTCCTGCCCTCCTGGAACGGGCTGATGACGCGCATCGCCCCGGACAGCGACCGGGGCGGCCTCATGGGCTTCTTCATGACGGTCGAGGGGGCCGGGGTGGCGCTGGGTTCCGCCCTGGGAGGCGTCCTGGGCACGCTCTTCGGTCTCCACCTGCCGCTCTACGCCACCTGCAGCGTGCTGCTGGCCATGATCGTCGTCTACTTCTTCCTGCCGGTGGAGCGCTTCGCGCTGCCGCCGGAGGAGTTTCCCGGGAAATGA
- the serS gene encoding serine--tRNA ligase: MLDLRWVREHPEEVRAGMRAKGVEEAPLDELLDADRGWRQHLAELEELRATRNRVSEEVGRRRREGRPADELVAEMRGVGARIKELEARVREEADRIQAALLAIPNLPAPDVPVGPDESGNVELRRVGEVRGFGFEPLPHWELGSRLGLLDFERASKISGSRFVVYKGTGARLARALIQFMLDLHIERQGYSEIYPPFLVNSASMTGTGQLPKFAEDAFKVEGHDLWLVPTAEVPVTNLYRDEILDGARLPIKHCAYTACFRSEAGAAGRDTRGLIRQHEFDKVELVKFVTPESSEEELRSLIRDAEEVLEALELPYREFQMCTGDLGFTAAKKIDLEVWMPSYGRYVEISSCSNFTDFQARRANIRFRRTPESKAELVHTLNGSGLAVGRTFAAILENYQEADGSVTIPAVLRPYMRGQERIAPPA, translated from the coding sequence GTGCTCGACCTGCGCTGGGTACGGGAGCATCCGGAGGAGGTGCGCGCCGGCATGCGCGCCAAGGGGGTCGAGGAGGCGCCGCTGGACGAGCTCCTCGACGCCGATCGCGGCTGGCGGCAGCACCTGGCCGAGCTGGAGGAGCTCCGCGCCACCCGCAACCGGGTCTCGGAGGAGGTCGGGCGCCGGCGCCGCGAGGGCCGGCCGGCGGACGAGCTGGTGGCCGAGATGCGCGGGGTGGGCGCGCGGATCAAGGAGCTGGAGGCGAGGGTGCGGGAGGAGGCCGACCGGATCCAGGCGGCGCTCCTGGCCATCCCCAACCTTCCTGCGCCGGACGTACCGGTGGGGCCGGACGAGTCGGGCAACGTGGAGCTCCGGCGCGTGGGCGAGGTGCGCGGGTTCGGCTTCGAGCCGCTTCCCCACTGGGAGCTGGGGTCCCGCCTGGGCCTCCTGGACTTCGAGCGGGCGAGCAAGATCAGCGGCTCGCGCTTCGTCGTCTACAAGGGTACGGGCGCGCGCCTGGCGCGCGCGCTCATCCAGTTCATGCTCGACCTGCACATCGAGCGCCAGGGCTACAGCGAGATCTACCCGCCCTTCCTGGTCAACAGCGCCAGCATGACCGGGACCGGCCAGCTGCCCAAGTTCGCCGAGGACGCCTTCAAGGTGGAGGGCCACGACCTCTGGCTGGTGCCCACCGCCGAGGTGCCGGTGACCAACCTCTACCGCGACGAGATCCTCGACGGCGCCCGGCTGCCGATCAAGCACTGCGCCTACACCGCCTGCTTCCGCTCCGAGGCCGGCGCCGCCGGGCGCGACACGCGCGGGCTGATCCGCCAGCACGAGTTCGACAAAGTGGAGCTGGTCAAGTTCGTCACCCCCGAGAGCTCCGAGGAGGAGCTCCGCTCGCTCATCCGCGACGCGGAGGAAGTGCTGGAGGCGCTGGAGCTGCCCTACCGCGAATTCCAGATGTGCACCGGCGACCTGGGCTTCACGGCGGCGAAGAAGATCGACCTGGAGGTCTGGATGCCCAGCTACGGCCGCTACGTGGAGATCTCCAGCTGCTCCAACTTCACCGACTTCCAGGCCCGCCGCGCCAACATCCGGTTCCGCCGGACGCCGGAGAGCAAGGCGGAGCTGGTCCACACCCTCAACGGCTCCGGCCTGGCGGTCGGCCGCACCTTCGCCGCCATCCTCGAGAACTACCAGGAAGCGGACGGCTCCGTCACCATCCCCGCCGTGCTCCGTCCCTACATGCGCGGCCAGGAACGGATCGCCCCGCCTGCCTGA
- a CDS encoding glycosyltransferase: MEAGKLQAVWSAGDGQADLLILTAGYGGGHRQVALAVAEAVAELEPALSFQVLDFFQAYSPLYARFTRFSYVTAVRHFPRAYGWFYRASSRVAEQAALREALTRLGWRRMLEIVASARPSVLVHTFPQTAAIHSALARRGRLRDLSFYTVVTDHTDGPEWIYPGTDGYFVSSPAIAQGLVRRGVEAGHVHATGIPLRRAFLHLPERAAARAGFGLDPGRPVLLLTGGALATLSGLPELLARIDRLPADFQLLAVAGDDAAAQRHLRQEARRMRHPVRAVDLLPDLAAAMSAADLVITKAGGVTTSEALAAGRPLLLVPPVPGQEAVNAAYLARHGAALVARDAPDLVARLELLLRRPEEADRLAQAARRLGRPAAALDVAAVLTRDPRLARARSARAAAPSR, encoded by the coding sequence GTGGAAGCTGGGAAGCTCCAGGCGGTCTGGTCGGCCGGGGACGGGCAGGCCGACCTCCTCATCCTGACCGCGGGCTACGGCGGCGGCCACCGGCAGGTGGCCCTGGCCGTGGCCGAGGCGGTGGCCGAGCTGGAGCCGGCTCTCTCCTTCCAGGTGCTCGACTTCTTCCAGGCCTACTCGCCGCTCTACGCGCGCTTCACCCGCTTCAGCTACGTCACGGCGGTGCGCCACTTCCCGCGCGCCTACGGCTGGTTCTACCGGGCCTCCTCGCGCGTCGCGGAGCAGGCGGCGCTCCGCGAGGCGCTCACGCGCCTCGGCTGGCGGCGCATGCTGGAGATCGTGGCGTCGGCCCGCCCCAGCGTCCTGGTCCACACCTTCCCGCAGACGGCCGCCATCCATTCCGCCCTGGCCCGGCGGGGGCGGCTCCGCGATCTCTCGTTCTACACGGTGGTGACCGACCACACCGACGGCCCCGAGTGGATCTACCCCGGGACCGATGGCTACTTCGTCAGCTCGCCCGCCATCGCCCAGGGACTCGTCCGGCGCGGCGTCGAAGCGGGGCACGTCCACGCCACCGGCATCCCCCTCCGGCGCGCCTTCCTGCACCTGCCCGAGAGGGCCGCCGCCCGCGCCGGCTTCGGGCTGGATCCGGGCCGTCCCGTGCTCCTGCTCACCGGCGGCGCGCTGGCCACCCTGTCCGGCCTCCCCGAGCTCCTGGCGCGGATCGACCGCCTGCCGGCCGACTTCCAGCTGCTCGCGGTGGCCGGCGACGATGCCGCCGCCCAGCGCCACCTGCGCCAGGAAGCGCGCCGCATGCGCCACCCGGTCCGCGCGGTCGACCTCCTCCCCGACCTGGCCGCGGCCATGAGCGCGGCCGACCTGGTGATCACCAAGGCGGGCGGCGTCACCACCTCGGAGGCGCTGGCCGCCGGCCGCCCGCTCCTGCTGGTCCCCCCCGTCCCCGGCCAGGAGGCGGTCAACGCCGCCTACCTGGCCCGCCACGGGGCGGCGCTCGTCGCCCGCGACGCCCCCGATCTGGTCGCTCGCCTGGAGCTTCTGCTTCGCCGTCCCGAGGAAGCGGACCGGCTGGCCCAGGCCGCCCGCCGCCTGGGACGGCCCGCCGCCGCCCTGGACGTGGCTGCGGTGCTGACACGGGACCCCAGGCTGGCCCGGGCACGGTCGGCGCGGGCCGCTGCGCCCTCGAGGTGA
- a CDS encoding YbaK/EbsC family protein has protein sequence MHANVERVLAALRAAGVDPAVRETTESTATAREAAEAVGTTVDRIVKSLLWLADGQPVLALVSGAHRVDEAKLARALAVLLGREPDDVRRADATTVKQVTGFPVGGVPPVGHARPLPTVIDQSLVADGEATLWAAAGTPRAVFPVTAAELLRLTGGRPAEIAE, from the coding sequence ATGCACGCCAACGTGGAGCGGGTCCTGGCGGCGCTGAGGGCGGCCGGCGTGGATCCCGCGGTGCGGGAGACGACGGAGTCGACCGCCACCGCCCGCGAGGCCGCGGAGGCTGTGGGGACGACGGTCGACCGCATCGTCAAGAGCCTCCTCTGGCTGGCCGACGGCCAGCCGGTCCTCGCCCTGGTCTCGGGGGCCCACCGCGTCGACGAGGCGAAGCTCGCGCGGGCGCTGGCCGTTCTTCTCGGGCGCGAACCCGACGACGTGCGACGCGCCGACGCCACAACGGTCAAGCAGGTGACCGGCTTCCCGGTGGGCGGGGTGCCGCCGGTGGGCCATGCCCGGCCGCTTCCTACCGTGATCGACCAGAGCCTCGTCGCAGACGGCGAGGCCACTCTGTGGGCCGCCGCCGGGACGCCGCGCGCCGTCTTCCCCGTGACGGCGGCGGAGCTGCTTCGGCTGACGGGCGGCCGGCCGGCCGAGATCGCGGAGTGA
- the gyrA gene encoding DNA gyrase subunit A: MAEIGNVVPVDLTEQMKQSYIDYAMSVIVNRALPDVRDGLKPVHRRILYAMRQAGNTPDKPYKKAARTVGDVLGKYHPHGDAAVYDALVRMAQDFAMRYPLIDGHGNFGSVDGDPPAAMRYTEARLAPIAMELLRDLEKETVDFVPNFDGDEKEPVVLPARFPNLLVNGSAGIAVGMATNIPPHNLREVIDGVLALIEDRSLNVADLMRRIPGPDFPTGALIVGRQGIRQAYETGRGIITLRARAHVETGKGDRQQIVVEELPYEVNKAKLIEQIAEEVRERRIEGISDLRDETDRNGMRIVIELQRGANANVVLNKLYKATALQQSFGIILLALVDQQPRILNLKEILELYLAHQEEVIRRRSRFELDRAEERAHILEGLRIALDHIDEIVALIRGSRTVEEARDGLMARFGLSEKQAQAILDMRLQRLTGLEREKIEAEYREVLQRIAELRAILADEQRLLGVIRDELSEIREKYGDARRTEIVAGEAAFDEEDLIADEECVVTVTHFGYVKRQPLGSYRSQHRGGRGIAGTSVRNEDFVEHLFVTRTHHWVLFFTNRGRVYPVKAYEIPEASRTARGTAVVNLVPLEGGEGITAVVTVPSFEEEEAEEGDFLVMATRNGVIKRTALREFGSARRAGLVALGLDEGDELIAVARAQEPADLLLASRGGAAIRFSLADVRPMGRTARGVTGIRLAEGDRVIAMAVVDPAADLLVVTENGFGKRTPLEQFRRQGRGGMGVHAIRPTRRNGQVAGALVVHEEDEVMAISAQGVLIRYPVHDVPRLGRMTQGVSLMRLGPGDQLVAVARIESDEANGGER; encoded by the coding sequence GTGGCAGAGATCGGCAACGTCGTACCCGTCGACCTGACCGAGCAGATGAAGCAGTCCTACATCGATTACGCCATGAGCGTGATCGTCAACCGTGCGCTGCCCGACGTCCGCGACGGCCTGAAGCCCGTGCACCGGCGGATCCTCTACGCCATGCGCCAGGCGGGCAACACGCCGGACAAGCCGTACAAGAAGGCGGCGCGGACGGTGGGCGACGTGCTGGGCAAATACCACCCGCACGGCGACGCGGCCGTCTACGACGCGCTGGTCCGCATGGCCCAGGACTTCGCCATGCGCTATCCGCTCATCGACGGGCACGGCAACTTCGGCTCCGTGGACGGGGACCCGCCGGCCGCCATGCGCTATACGGAGGCGCGCCTGGCGCCGATCGCCATGGAGCTCCTGCGCGACCTGGAGAAGGAGACGGTGGACTTCGTCCCCAACTTCGACGGGGACGAGAAGGAGCCGGTGGTCCTGCCGGCCCGCTTCCCCAACCTGCTGGTCAACGGCTCGGCCGGCATCGCCGTCGGCATGGCCACCAACATCCCCCCGCACAACCTGCGCGAGGTGATCGACGGGGTCCTGGCGCTGATCGAGGACCGCTCCCTGAACGTGGCCGACCTGATGCGCCGCATCCCCGGCCCCGACTTCCCCACCGGGGCGCTGATCGTCGGCCGGCAGGGCATCCGCCAGGCCTACGAGACCGGGCGCGGCATCATCACGCTGCGCGCGCGGGCCCACGTCGAGACGGGGAAGGGTGACCGGCAGCAGATCGTCGTCGAGGAGCTGCCCTACGAGGTCAACAAGGCGAAGCTGATCGAGCAGATCGCCGAGGAGGTCCGCGAGCGCCGCATCGAGGGCATCTCCGACCTCCGCGACGAGACCGACCGGAACGGGATGCGGATCGTCATCGAGCTCCAGCGGGGCGCCAACGCCAACGTGGTCCTCAACAAGCTGTACAAGGCGACCGCCCTGCAGCAGAGCTTCGGCATCATCCTGCTGGCGCTGGTCGACCAGCAACCCCGCATCCTCAACCTCAAGGAGATCCTGGAGCTCTACCTGGCCCACCAGGAAGAGGTGATCCGCCGCCGGAGCCGCTTCGAGCTCGATCGCGCCGAGGAGCGGGCGCACATCCTGGAGGGCCTGCGCATCGCCCTGGACCACATCGACGAGATCGTCGCCCTGATCCGCGGCTCCCGCACGGTGGAGGAGGCCCGGGACGGGCTGATGGCCCGCTTCGGCCTGAGCGAGAAGCAGGCCCAGGCGATCCTGGACATGCGGCTGCAGCGGCTGACCGGCCTGGAGCGGGAGAAGATCGAGGCCGAGTACCGCGAGGTGCTGCAGCGGATCGCCGAGCTGCGCGCCATCCTGGCGGACGAGCAGCGCCTCCTGGGCGTCATCCGCGACGAGCTGAGCGAGATCCGGGAGAAGTACGGCGACGCCCGGCGGACGGAGATCGTCGCCGGCGAGGCCGCGTTCGACGAGGAAGACCTGATCGCCGACGAGGAGTGCGTGGTCACCGTCACCCACTTCGGCTACGTGAAGCGGCAGCCGCTGGGCAGCTACCGGAGCCAGCACCGCGGCGGCCGCGGCATCGCCGGCACCTCGGTGCGGAATGAGGACTTCGTGGAGCACCTCTTCGTCACCCGGACCCACCACTGGGTGCTCTTCTTCACCAACCGCGGGCGCGTCTACCCGGTCAAGGCGTACGAGATCCCGGAGGCGAGCCGGACCGCCCGGGGGACGGCGGTGGTCAACCTGGTGCCCCTGGAGGGCGGCGAGGGGATCACGGCCGTGGTCACCGTCCCCTCCTTCGAGGAGGAGGAGGCAGAGGAAGGGGACTTCCTGGTGATGGCGACGCGCAACGGCGTGATCAAGCGGACGGCGCTGCGCGAGTTCGGTTCCGCCCGGCGGGCCGGGCTGGTGGCCCTGGGCCTGGACGAGGGCGACGAGCTGATCGCCGTGGCGCGCGCGCAGGAGCCGGCCGACCTGCTTCTGGCCAGCCGTGGCGGAGCCGCCATCCGCTTCTCCCTCGCCGACGTCCGGCCCATGGGGCGGACCGCCCGGGGGGTCACCGGCATCCGCCTGGCGGAGGGCGACCGGGTGATCGCCATGGCCGTGGTCGACCCGGCAGCCGACCTGCTGGTGGTGACGGAGAACGGCTTCGGCAAACGGACGCCGCTGGAGCAGTTCCGCCGCCAGGGCCGCGGCGGCATGGGTGTCCACGCCATCCGGCCCACCCGCCGGAACGGGCAGGTGGCCGGGGCGCTGGTGGTCCACGAGGAGGACGAGGTGATGGCTATCAGCGCCCAGGGCGTCCTCATCCGCTACCCGGTCCACGACGTGCCCCGCCTCGGCCGCATGACCCAGGGGGTCAGCCTCATGCGGCTGGGGCCGGGCGACCAGCTGGTGGCCGTCGCCCGCATCGAGTCCGACGAGGCGAACGGCGGGGAGCGGTGA
- a CDS encoding YqhV family protein: protein MLGLEPYVGAMVLMRLISAGIELTGATLMAHYNRVEAALRVNALLGMAGPLVLLTVTAIGVAGIAGEMPLWRIGVIFLGVALILFGVQH from the coding sequence GTGCTCGGTCTCGAGCCCTACGTCGGCGCCATGGTCCTGATGCGCCTGATCTCGGCCGGCATCGAGTTGACCGGCGCCACGCTGATGGCGCACTACAACCGCGTCGAGGCGGCTCTCCGTGTCAACGCGCTGCTGGGCATGGCGGGACCGCTGGTGCTTCTCACCGTCACCGCCATCGGCGTGGCCGGCATCGCCGGCGAGATGCCGCTCTGGCGGATCGGTGTCATCTTCCTGGGCGTCGCCCTGATCCTCTTCGGCGTCCAGCACTGA
- a CDS encoding AIR synthase-related protein, whose protein sequence is MSATGGERAGLAAGKLPLDLLERHVLRYRGAQRAELLRGGATGEDAAVLDLGGDLVVASTDPITAAEADAGWLAVHVSANDVAAAGAEPVLVLLTLLLPEGSGPALVERLMAGAQRAAEEVGLAIGGGHTEVTPGLPRPILSATVLGRRPRERDVHAGALEPGDALVMAGAAGTEGAAILAADRAGEVRAALGEEAWRRLLDLRRRISIVPAARIALATGSRAMHDVTEGGVWGAAYEMAAASGVGLELDPQAVPVPPDVERLCRHFGLDVYRLISSGSLLIGLAWEEAGPLVDRLREAGIPAARIGRVRERAAGLRIRQGEGWADLEPPRGDELWRVVGGSSGGG, encoded by the coding sequence GTGAGCGCGACGGGCGGGGAGAGGGCCGGCCTGGCCGCGGGCAAGCTTCCTCTCGATCTGCTGGAGCGGCACGTGCTCCGGTACCGGGGTGCGCAGCGCGCCGAGCTCCTCCGCGGCGGCGCGACGGGCGAGGACGCCGCCGTCCTCGACCTGGGCGGCGACCTGGTGGTCGCCTCCACCGACCCGATCACGGCGGCCGAGGCGGACGCCGGCTGGCTGGCGGTCCACGTCTCCGCCAACGACGTGGCCGCCGCCGGCGCCGAACCGGTGCTGGTCCTGCTGACGCTCCTCCTCCCCGAAGGAAGCGGCCCGGCCCTGGTGGAGCGGCTGATGGCCGGCGCGCAGCGGGCGGCGGAGGAGGTGGGGCTGGCCATCGGCGGCGGGCACACCGAGGTCACCCCGGGCCTGCCGCGGCCGATCCTCTCGGCCACCGTCCTCGGCCGGCGCCCGCGCGAGCGGGACGTTCACGCCGGGGCGCTCGAGCCCGGTGACGCGCTGGTGATGGCGGGTGCGGCCGGGACCGAAGGCGCCGCCATCCTGGCCGCCGACCGGGCGGGGGAGGTGCGGGCCGCCCTCGGCGAGGAAGCCTGGCGGCGCCTCCTCGACCTGCGGCGACGGATCAGCATCGTGCCGGCGGCCAGGATCGCGCTGGCGACGGGAAGCCGGGCGATGCACGATGTGACGGAGGGCGGCGTCTGGGGCGCCGCCTACGAGATGGCGGCCGCCTCGGGCGTCGGGCTGGAGCTGGATCCCCAGGCCGTGCCGGTGCCGCCGGACGTGGAGCGCCTCTGCCGGCACTTCGGCCTGGACGTCTACCGGCTGATCTCGAGCGGCAGCCTCCTGATCGGCCTGGCCTGGGAGGAGGCGGGGCCGCTGGTCGACCGCCTGCGGGAGGCAGGCATTCCCGCCGCGCGCATCGGGCGCGTCCGCGAGCGGGCGGCCGGCCTGCGGATCCGGCAGGGGGAGGGCTGGGCCGACCTGGAGCCGCCGCGGGGTGACGAGCTCTGGCGAGTGGTCGGCGGATCGTCGGGAGGGGGATAG
- a CDS encoding response regulator transcription factor gives MRILVVEDEPRLARLLCRAMEEVRHSADCVHDGWTGLEQARRGGYDLLILDWLLPGLDGLSLCRTLRQEPGPAGAIPILMLTARDAVSDRVAGLDAGADDYLTKPFSLEELAARVRALERRILRPLRQSQEAREMEAGGLLFDPELRTVRRRDGGSEEVRLTVREAAVLECFLRHPGQVLSRGQILRQAWDDPQVVGEQSVDSVLYLLRRKLEPLAPAFAIRNVRGLGYRLEPGGRD, from the coding sequence GTGCGCATCCTGGTGGTGGAAGACGAGCCGAGACTGGCCAGGCTCCTCTGCCGCGCCATGGAGGAGGTCCGCCACAGCGCCGACTGCGTCCACGACGGCTGGACGGGTCTGGAGCAGGCGCGGCGGGGCGGCTACGACCTCCTCATCCTCGACTGGCTGCTGCCCGGACTGGACGGGCTCTCGCTCTGCAGGACGCTGCGCCAGGAGCCGGGCCCGGCGGGCGCCATCCCCATCCTCATGCTGACCGCCCGCGACGCCGTCAGCGACCGGGTGGCCGGTCTCGACGCCGGCGCCGACGACTACCTGACCAAGCCCTTCTCGCTGGAGGAACTGGCGGCGCGGGTGCGGGCGCTCGAACGCCGGATCCTCCGGCCGCTCCGCCAGTCCCAGGAAGCGCGGGAGATGGAGGCGGGCGGCCTCCTCTTCGATCCCGAGCTGCGCACCGTGCGGCGCAGGGACGGCGGTTCCGAGGAGGTCCGCCTGACCGTCCGGGAGGCGGCGGTGCTGGAGTGCTTCCTCCGGCACCCGGGGCAGGTGCTGAGCCGGGGGCAGATCCTGCGCCAGGCCTGGGACGACCCCCAGGTGGTGGGCGAGCAGAGCGTCGACAGCGTGCTCTACCTCCTGCGCAGGAAGCTGGAGCCGCTGGCGCCCGCCTTCGCCATCCGCAACGTGCGGGGGCTGGGCTACCGGCTGGAGCCGGGCGGGCGGGACTGA